A section of the Alkalihalobacillus sp. LMS39 genome encodes:
- a CDS encoding YgzB family protein has product MARKPTNKINKIRTFALLLVFIGIVIMYIGIFFPSPLLMSLTMALGFLCVIGSTVVYFWIGMLSTKTVQVTCPECNKTTKMLGRVDACSFCSAPLTLDPALEGKDFDEKYNKKS; this is encoded by the coding sequence ATGGCTCGTAAACCAACAAATAAAATAAATAAAATCCGTACATTTGCATTATTACTCGTTTTTATCGGGATTGTCATTATGTATATTGGTATTTTCTTTCCTTCACCGCTTTTAATGTCCTTAACAATGGCACTTGGTTTTTTATGTGTCATCGGAAGCACTGTCGTTTATTTTTGGATTGGCATGCTATCTACAAAAACCGTGCAAGTTACCTGTCCAGAATGTAACAAAACGACAAAAATGCTTGGTCGTGTCGACGCTTGTTCGTTTTGTAGCGCCCCACTCACATTAGACCCAGCACTTGAAGGAAAAGACTTTGACGAAAAATATAACAAAAAAAGCTGA
- a CDS encoding nucleotidyltransferase-like protein, whose amino-acid sequence MEVKLRELYQDRASEQDTLGILIIEKDKGHEAITDRNDVILLVIKEENSEPWFVKHYEFMDKKVAMHHVDEQLLHNWIITGNNRRFIDWLFNGKIIFDRNEYLAGIKHRLHDFPLEERRKKMTIELSKLVRRFEDGKALYQTNNYLDAFNHILHALHHKARLAVIESGFYPEVTVWNQIKNIDPEIYKLYTELITGEESLEKRMELLMLASEFAISQKLEVGSGHLIEVMNRRHEPWTIADLMAVTEIEDYKIDIELLIDYLVQKEIITVVAVETKGAGIYHRYYTVKN is encoded by the coding sequence ATGGAAGTAAAGTTGCGCGAGTTGTACCAAGACAGAGCAAGTGAACAAGATACGTTAGGAATATTAATTATTGAAAAAGATAAAGGGCATGAAGCCATTACAGATCGAAATGATGTTATCTTACTTGTGATAAAAGAAGAAAATAGCGAGCCGTGGTTTGTGAAGCATTATGAATTTATGGATAAAAAAGTCGCGATGCACCATGTGGATGAGCAATTGTTACATAATTGGATCATTACCGGCAATAATCGTCGCTTTATCGACTGGCTCTTTAATGGAAAGATTATTTTTGATCGAAACGAATATTTAGCAGGCATTAAACATCGCCTTCATGACTTCCCACTTGAAGAACGCCGTAAAAAGATGACGATTGAATTATCAAAACTCGTTCGTCGCTTTGAAGATGGGAAAGCATTATATCAAACGAATAACTATTTAGACGCGTTTAATCATATTTTACATGCGCTTCATCATAAAGCGAGACTTGCGGTGATTGAAAGCGGGTTTTATCCAGAAGTCACTGTATGGAATCAAATTAAAAACATTGACCCGGAAATTTACAAGCTGTACACCGAATTAATTACGGGAGAAGAATCATTAGAAAAACGGATGGAGCTGTTAATGCTTGCGAGTGAATTTGCAATATCGCAAAAGCTTGAAGTTGGAAGTGGTCATTTAATAGAAGTGATGAATCGACGCCATGAACCGTGGACGATTGCTGACTTAATGGCAGTCACTGAAATTGAAGATTATAAAATTGATATTGAGCTGTTAATCGACTATTTAGTTCAAAAAGAAATCATTACTGTTGTAGCTGTCGAAACAAAAGGGGCAGGGATTTATCATCGTTATTACACTGTTAAAAACTAA
- a CDS encoding potassium channel family protein: MGQLFLLCIITIAVAGIVMSLILLLKNEPIRGKKVSLRNFIVLFLVYGTIIVAFGCLYMALELSGFSVLTEDKRKVGGSVFHLIEDTLYFSAVTMLSVGYGDITPLGIGRPIAMVQALIGYVLPAAFVVTTVIYHERRTD, translated from the coding sequence GTGGGGCAGCTTTTTTTATTATGTATCATTACAATTGCTGTAGCCGGAATCGTAATGAGTTTGATTTTATTATTAAAAAATGAACCAATTCGTGGAAAGAAAGTATCGCTCCGCAATTTTATCGTACTCTTTCTCGTGTACGGAACGATTATTGTCGCGTTCGGATGTTTGTACATGGCACTTGAACTAAGTGGATTTTCGGTATTAACCGAAGATAAACGAAAAGTCGGCGGCAGTGTATTTCATTTAATTGAAGACACGCTTTATTTTAGTGCCGTTACGATGTTATCTGTCGGGTATGGTGATATTACACCGCTTGGCATCGGGCGTCCGATTGCAATGGTGCAAGCGTTAATTGGGTATGTTCTTCCTGCTGCGTTTGTCGTGACAACGGTTATCTATCATGAAAGAAGGACAGATTAG
- a CDS encoding saccharopine dehydrogenase NADP-binding domain-containing protein — protein MNEKSILIVGGYGVVGGQIAQLLREKYPTLPIAIAGRNVEKATEFANDLRNAKAVQLDVVSRESFAQIEESYSLVISVVNDPNNYLLDYAIEHEIALIDITRWPEKFHEAVENIKQKQVKAPIILSSGWMAGLLSLCAKMYAEELSHVEQININALYSLKDKAGPNSVEYIDQLTKPFTVGANEKKKTVMPLTDPVTVQFPSGYKTKTYRMDTPDHVTLPLKAKTDDVNFRITFDNELSMKGLLFLVKTKIWKLMSGDRFTSIRRSVLYHPGSGGPHEVVIDIEGTDKTGKAIKREITLLDPNGQTHLTTVAVVLQAIKIIEHPNWPGNLYFPEQFPETFENIRPFVETWLATNKITLTVKDN, from the coding sequence ATGAACGAAAAAAGTATATTAATAGTCGGTGGATACGGTGTAGTTGGTGGACAAATCGCGCAATTACTACGAGAAAAATACCCAACCTTACCAATAGCGATAGCCGGGAGAAATGTTGAGAAAGCAACGGAATTTGCAAATGACCTTCGTAATGCCAAAGCGGTTCAACTAGATGTTGTTTCACGAGAATCGTTTGCACAAATTGAGGAATCGTATTCGTTAGTCATTAGTGTTGTTAATGACCCGAACAATTATTTACTCGATTATGCGATTGAACACGAGATTGCCCTCATTGATATTACAAGATGGCCAGAGAAATTTCATGAAGCCGTCGAGAATATCAAGCAAAAGCAAGTGAAAGCACCGATTATCCTTTCGTCTGGTTGGATGGCGGGGTTATTATCGTTATGTGCGAAGATGTATGCTGAAGAGTTATCGCATGTCGAACAAATTAACATTAATGCTTTGTATTCTTTAAAAGATAAAGCGGGACCGAATTCAGTTGAATATATTGATCAATTAACAAAACCATTTACCGTAGGAGCAAATGAAAAGAAAAAGACAGTCATGCCTTTAACAGACCCTGTAACGGTCCAATTTCCAAGTGGCTATAAAACGAAAACATATCGGATGGACACCCCTGACCATGTGACACTCCCATTAAAGGCGAAAACAGATGATGTCAATTTTCGAATTACATTTGATAATGAGCTTTCGATGAAAGGGTTATTGTTTCTAGTGAAAACGAAAATATGGAAGCTCATGAGTGGGGACCGATTCACTTCGATACGCCGATCTGTTTTATATCATCCTGGCAGTGGCGGACCACATGAGGTTGTTATAGATATTGAAGGAACGGACAAAACGGGAAAGGCCATCAAACGAGAAATCACATTATTAGATCCGAATGGACAAACGCATTTAACAACGGTGGCTGTTGTTTTACAAGCGATTAAAATTATCGAACACCCAAATTGGCCTGGCAATTTATATTTTCCAGAGCAATTCCCAGAAACATTCGAAAACATTAGGCCTTTTGTTGAAACATGGTTAGCGACAAATAAAATTACATTAACCGTTAAAGACAATTAA
- the perR gene encoding peroxide-responsive transcriptional repressor PerR, with the protein MGKHRLQDAIDSLKSTKIRMTPQRQAILEFLFESMTHPTADDIYKALEGRFPNMSVATVYNNLRVFKDVGIVKELTYGDSSSRFDCVTSDHYHVICKSCGKIVDFHYPGLDEVETLAESVTGFEVGSHRMEIYGICPDCKTKH; encoded by the coding sequence ATGGGAAAGCATCGCCTGCAAGACGCCATTGATTCATTAAAAAGTACAAAAATACGCATGACACCTCAACGTCAAGCTATCTTAGAGTTTCTTTTTGAATCAATGACACATCCTACTGCAGATGATATTTATAAAGCACTCGAAGGAAGATTTCCGAATATGAGTGTCGCAACAGTCTACAATAATCTACGTGTATTTAAAGATGTTGGGATTGTAAAAGAATTAACGTATGGAGATTCTTCCAGTCGGTTTGATTGTGTGACTTCTGATCATTATCACGTTATTTGTAAAAGCTGCGGAAAAATAGTTGATTTCCATTATCCAGGATTAGATGAAGTGGAAACATTAGCGGAGAGTGTAACGGGATTTGAAGTCGGAAGCCACCGTATGGAAATCTACGGCATTTGTCCGGATTGTAAAACAAAGCACTAA
- a CDS encoding D-2-hydroxyacid dehydrogenase, with the protein MKIVSSAKIKSNIKERLVSTYDNVSFFFHANIDEAKEDLQDAEVLITYGEDLTPEHIDSAKKLKWIMVISAGLEKMPFEAIAKRDIVVTNARGIHAKPMAEYTFAMMLQVARNTKTVIEHEKQANWDRTVPMREINGKTIAILGAGAIGAEIARIAKAFNMKTIGLNRSGKSVEHVDRIFTFSELNVLLKEADYVVSVLPSTKETDGMLTKAHFQLMKAEAVFINIGRGTTVVEQELIECMQQGEIAHAVLDVFEEEPLQKDHPFWTMDNVTVTPHLSGISAQYQPRAFDIFEQNLKAYTNEESNLINMIDVTRGY; encoded by the coding sequence GTGAAAATAGTATCTTCAGCAAAAATCAAATCTAACATTAAAGAACGACTCGTCTCTACTTATGACAATGTGTCTTTTTTCTTTCATGCTAATATTGACGAAGCGAAAGAAGACTTACAAGATGCCGAAGTGCTCATCACATACGGAGAGGACTTAACACCAGAGCATATCGATAGTGCGAAAAAATTAAAATGGATTATGGTCATTTCAGCAGGGTTAGAAAAAATGCCGTTTGAGGCGATAGCTAAACGAGACATCGTCGTCACAAATGCACGAGGCATTCACGCGAAACCGATGGCTGAATATACATTTGCAATGATGCTGCAAGTGGCACGTAATACAAAAACAGTCATCGAACATGAAAAACAAGCGAACTGGGACCGCACCGTACCGATGCGCGAAATTAACGGGAAAACAATTGCGATATTAGGAGCGGGTGCAATAGGTGCGGAAATTGCGAGAATCGCAAAAGCATTTAATATGAAGACAATCGGCTTAAACCGGAGTGGCAAGTCTGTCGAGCATGTCGACCGCATCTTTACTTTTTCTGAGCTCAATGTATTATTAAAGGAAGCAGACTATGTCGTCTCTGTTCTTCCGAGTACAAAAGAAACAGATGGGATGCTGACGAAAGCCCATTTTCAATTGATGAAAGCTGAAGCAGTGTTCATCAATATCGGAAGAGGAACGACAGTAGTGGAACAAGAATTAATCGAATGTATGCAACAAGGTGAAATCGCTCATGCCGTACTTGATGTATTTGAGGAAGAGCCTTTACAAAAAGACCATCCGTTTTGGACGATGGACAATGTGACGGTTACCCCGCATTTATCTGGCATATCCGCACAATACCAGCCGCGTGCGTTTGATATTTTCGAGCAAAATTTAAAAGCATATACGAACGAAGAATCTAACTTAATCAATATGATTGATGTCACTCGCGGATATTAA
- a CDS encoding cyclic-di-AMP receptor, with protein MKLMVCIVNNYYVENVERQLRKKEYRMTELASTGGFLRKGNTTFLLGVEEQHIESLKTVMKEACLQVEQTRGKRKGNESRFTSFIVDANHGLPLLFQ; from the coding sequence ATGAAGTTAATGGTTTGTATCGTCAATAATTATTATGTTGAGAATGTAGAAAGACAGCTTCGTAAAAAAGAATACCGTATGACAGAGCTTGCGAGCACAGGTGGCTTTTTACGAAAAGGAAATACAACGTTTCTTCTCGGTGTAGAAGAACAACATATTGAGTCATTGAAAACGGTAATGAAAGAAGCATGCTTACAAGTCGAACAAACAAGAGGGAAAAGAAAAGGCAATGAAAGCCGATTCACTTCTTTTATCGTTGATGCGAACCATGGCTTGCCGTTACTTTTCCAATAA
- a CDS encoding TIGR00266 family protein has translation MNYTIEGSTMQTLTVDLLAGDSLYAGPGKMLWMDEQIEMKANLRGGIAKGIRRVLSGESLALTTFTAPDRRGRIGFAPLAPGKIIPLEVSPSKEYVCQKDAFMLAEDSVDLDIHIQRKIMTGLFGGEGFIMQRLSGSGMAFVDIMGDVVEFELEAGQQLKVDTSHVALMESTVTMDIERVKGVRTILLGGEGLFLTKLTGPGKVWVQSLSLANFASMVSNKGQ, from the coding sequence ATGAATTACACAATTGAAGGGTCAACAATGCAAACATTAACGGTCGATTTATTAGCAGGGGATTCTCTTTATGCGGGTCCAGGAAAAATGCTATGGATGGATGAGCAAATTGAAATGAAGGCGAACTTACGTGGTGGGATTGCAAAAGGGATTCGTCGTGTTCTAAGCGGAGAGTCATTAGCATTAACGACATTCACCGCACCAGACCGACGTGGACGAATTGGATTTGCCCCACTTGCACCAGGCAAAATCATTCCGCTAGAAGTGTCGCCATCGAAAGAATACGTCTGTCAAAAAGATGCATTTATGCTTGCTGAAGATAGTGTGGACTTAGACATACATATCCAGCGCAAAATTATGACCGGCTTATTTGGCGGCGAAGGATTTATTATGCAAAGGCTATCTGGAAGTGGAATGGCATTTGTTGATATTATGGGTGACGTTGTTGAGTTTGAACTAGAAGCAGGCCAACAATTAAAAGTTGATACATCCCATGTTGCTTTAATGGAATCGACAGTAACGATGGACATCGAACGCGTGAAAGGGGTCCGCACGATTTTGTTAGGGGGAGAAGGTCTGTTCTTAACAAAGCTAACAGGTCCAGGAAAAGTGTGGGTACAATCGTTATCGCTAGCCAACTTTGCGAGTATGGTTAGTAATAAAGGCCAGTAA
- the bcp gene encoding thioredoxin-dependent thiol peroxidase, giving the protein MTIEIGQVAPDFTLEANTGEKVSLTDFRGKHVVLYFYPKDMTPGCTTQACDFRDKHERFAELDAVIIGVSPDPIKRHQKFIEKHDLPFLLLADEEQEAAKLYDVWKLKKNFGKEYMGIERSTFIIDKEGKLVKEWRKVKVKDHVEEALQFIKENQ; this is encoded by the coding sequence ATGACAATTGAAATAGGACAAGTTGCACCAGATTTTACATTAGAAGCAAATACAGGAGAAAAGGTGTCGTTAACAGATTTCCGCGGCAAACATGTCGTGCTTTACTTTTACCCAAAAGATATGACACCAGGATGTACAACACAAGCGTGTGATTTCCGCGATAAACATGAAAGATTTGCAGAGTTGGATGCCGTCATTATCGGTGTTAGCCCTGACCCGATTAAACGCCACCAAAAATTCATCGAAAAGCATGATTTGCCGTTTTTATTATTAGCTGATGAAGAACAAGAAGCAGCGAAGTTATATGATGTGTGGAAGCTAAAGAAAAACTTCGGGAAAGAATATATGGGCATCGAGCGTTCCACTTTTATTATCGATAAAGAAGGAAAACTTGTGAAAGAATGGCGAAAAGTAAAAGTGAAAGACCATGTCGAAGAAGCATTACAATTCATTAAAGAGAATCAATAA